In the genome of Poecilia reticulata strain Guanapo linkage group LG16, Guppy_female_1.0+MT, whole genome shotgun sequence, one region contains:
- the irx2a gene encoding iroquois-class homeodomain protein IRX-2a gives MSYPQGYLYQPPGSLALYSCPAYGASALAAPRNEDLARSSSGSAFSPYPGSAAFSASAGAGFSSPLSYSTDPATGFPSYMSSPYDAHTTGMAGALSYHPYGSPGYPYQLNDPAYRKNATRDATATLKAWLQEHRKNPYPTKGEKIMLAIITKMTLTQVSTWFANARRRLKKENKMTWAPRSKSEDEDEEDGDGERKEAERSDKTLDNSEASAEDEGISLHVDTLTDHSCSAESDGEKVGCVSELSSDQTADKCSEDGVDRRDQLSPKPVTSSPLTGVEAPVLTHHHHQHHHHHLHHLHHLHSQREDLARSLINSNVSKLSSCLDNRPNPSGAPQNLSAKPKLWSLAEIATSDQKQQQQQHQQQGQPGQPNCPSSSGGLLTPPTPSATSPAASSPSLYPAPSILGRPIYYTSPFYSNYTNYGNFSPLQGQGILRYTNSSGVSLAAAAAAAAAAAAANEGLNATHRAAAEACAEPKLRPDSPIVKNNPNQIAAVEQQHFRATNIEAKKGT, from the exons ATGTCCTATCCTCAGGGTTACCTCTACCAGCCCCCAGGCTCCCTGGCTCTTTATTCGTGTCCGGCTTACGGGGCCTCGGCTCTGGCTGCTCCGCGGAATGAGGACTTGGCGAGGTCGTCCTCCGGCTCAGCCTTCAGTCCCTATCCCGGCTCGGCTGCTTTCTCCGCCTCGGCTGGTGCGGGCTTCTCCAGTCCGCTGTCATACTCCACGGATCCTGCGACGGGATTCCCCTCCTACATG tCCTCTCCATATGACGCGCACACAACGGGCATGGCTGGGGCGCTCAGCTACCATCCATATGGGAGTCCGGGTTACCCCTACCAACTCAACGACCCGGCTTACCGCAAGAACGCCACCAGGGACGCCACGGCCACCTTGAAGGCCTGGCTACAGGAGCACAGGAAGAACCCGTACCCGACTAAGGGGGAGAAGATCATGCTGGCCATCATCACCAAGATGACCCTGACGCAGGTCTCCACCTGGTTCGCAAACGCCAGGCGGAGGCTCAAAAAGGAGAACAAGATGACCTGGGCGCCCCGCAGTAAGAGCGAGGACGAGGACGAGGAGGACGGAGACGGGGAGAGGAAGGAGGCGGAGCGCTCTGACAAAACCCTGGATAACAGCGAGGCTTCGGCGGAGGACGAAG GCATCAGTTTGCACGTCGACACCCTGACGGATCACTCGTGCTCTGCCGAGTCTGACGGGGAAAAGGTCGGCTGCGTTTCAGAGCTGAGCTCCGACCAAACAGCGGACAAGTGCAGTGAGGATGGCGTGGACCGCCGCGACCAACTCTCACCCAAACCCGTCACGTCGTCGCCTCTGACGGGCGTGGAAGCTCCGGTGCTCACCCATCACCATCAtcagcaccaccaccaccacctccatcATCTCCACCACCTTCACAGCCAGCGGGAGGATTTGGCCCGGAGCCTCATAAACAGCAACGTCAGTAAATTGTCTTCGTGTCTGGACAACAGGCCTAATCCGTCCGGGGCGCCTCAGAATCTTTCGGCCAAGCCCAAACTGTGGTCTCTGGCCGAGATTGCAACCTCGGaccaaaagcagcagcagcagcagcatcagcaacAGGGGCAACCGGGGCAGCCGAACTGCCCCTCCTCCAGCGGCGGACTCCTCACTCCCCCGACGCCTTCCGCGACTTCACCGGCTGCCAGCTCCCCCTCACTCTACCCAGCCCCCTCCATCCTCGGAAGACCTATTTATTACACGTCTCCCTTTTATAGCAATTACACAAACTACGGCAACTTTAGCCCCCTGCAGGGTCAAGGGATCCTGCGGTACACCAACTCCTCCGGAGTGAGTCTGGCAGCTGCCGCCGCCGCGGCCGCAGCCGCCGCGGCCGCGAACGAGGGTCTGAACGCCACTCACAGGGCGGCGGCGGAGGCTTGCGCGGAACCAAAGCTCAGGCCAGACTCCCCCATcgttaaaaataacccaaaccAGATTGCTGCCGTCGAGCAGCAGCATTTCAGAGCCACAAACATAGAAGCAAAGAAAGGTACGTAA